A part of Terriglobus roseus genomic DNA contains:
- a CDS encoding 3-keto-disaccharide hydrolase has protein sequence MVSALRFSVRRAAVRCAGVGALVLCTGMTATTQTQSAAAPKPKTPGNDWIQLFNEKDLTGWTPIGAESWTVEGDGLLHGKGLTKAYGYLETDKDYKDFQLSLRFKCVGDGNSGVFFHTSFDGVDAKTGMQFEIDCTMMHHTAGVYAEDGRGWVVWPSPENEGVVRKGEWNDYLVEVVGNRYRSRLNGVPMVDFTDPKPGAPDGKIALQLHAGGAGNMQFKDIWIRDLSKR, from the coding sequence TTGGTTTCTGCTCTTCGCTTTTCTGTTCGGCGCGCGGCGGTGCGTTGTGCGGGTGTGGGTGCGCTTGTGTTGTGCACCGGTATGACAGCGACTACGCAGACGCAGAGTGCTGCTGCCCCTAAGCCAAAGACGCCGGGCAATGACTGGATCCAGCTCTTTAATGAGAAGGACCTGACCGGTTGGACTCCGATTGGCGCTGAGAGCTGGACCGTGGAAGGCGATGGCCTTTTGCACGGCAAGGGTCTGACGAAGGCCTATGGCTACCTGGAAACGGATAAGGACTACAAGGACTTTCAGTTGTCGCTGCGCTTTAAGTGCGTGGGCGATGGCAACAGCGGCGTGTTCTTCCACACGAGCTTCGACGGCGTGGATGCGAAGACGGGCATGCAGTTTGAGATTGACTGCACGATGATGCACCACACGGCTGGCGTGTATGCCGAGGACGGTCGTGGCTGGGTGGTTTGGCCGTCGCCGGAGAATGAGGGCGTTGTGCGCAAGGGCGAGTGGAACGACTACCTGGTTGAAGTGGTCGGCAATCGCTATCGTTCGCGTTTGAACGGCGTCCCTATGGTGGACTTCACCGATCCGAAGCCGGGCGCTCCAGATGGCAAGATTGCTCTGCAGCTTCATGCGGGCGGCGCGGGCAACATGCAGTTCAAGGACATCTGGATTCGCGATCTTTCCAAGCGCTAA